From the Carya illinoinensis cultivar Pawnee chromosome 4, C.illinoinensisPawnee_v1, whole genome shotgun sequence genome, one window contains:
- the LOC122308096 gene encoding U3 snoRNP-associated protein-like EMB2271 isoform X1: MKKKGPVPKGGGRKGKRLSRDPFFITEQKKPRKLQNDGDVIESGDSDEDYGLVRSDRDEGEIGVEEAELAEETAGEKRQRVARAYLDKVREIAAREEEDDEEKEGGEGEMQGERDALVARILQEEQLEETGRVRRAIASRVQKLESADEFRVLVKHRQPVTAVALSEDDSKGFSASKDGTILQWDVVSGIHESYRWPSHDVLRSHGAKDPQGPATRHCKRVLTLAVSSDGRYLASGGVDRHIHLWDTRTREHIRVNLAFQGHGGPVSCLSFRQGTSELFSGSFDRTVKIWNAEDRAYITTLFGHQNEILTIDCHRKERVLTVGRDRTMQLFKVPEESRLVFRAPAFSLECCCFVSNDEFLSGSDDGSIELWSTLRKKPVDIVKNAHALLGANKNLEPKNSGKIPNGHIENGDCGSESYRCLSAYSWVNSVTVCRSSDLAASGAGNGSVRLWAIESETKDIRPLFDLPLVGFVNSLAFAKSGQFLVAGVGKEPRLGRWGHNESAQNGVAVYSLKLS; encoded by the exons ATGAAGAAGAAAGGTCCAGTTCCGAAAGGAGGAGGAAGGAAGGGTAAGAGGTTATCACGGGACCCATTTTTCATAACGGAGCAGAAGAAACCGCGGAAGCTTCAGAATGACGGTGACGTAATAGAGAGCGGCGACTCGGACGAGGACTATGGGTTGGTCCGTTCCGACAGGGACGAAGGGGAAATCGGGGTAGAGGAGGCCGAGTTGGCGGAAGAGACTGCAGGCGAGAAGAGGCAGCGCGTGGCCAGGGCTTACTTGGATAAGGTTCGAGAGATTGCGGCGAGAGAAGAGGAGGATGACGAGGAAAAGGAAGGTGGGGAAGGTGAGATGCAAGGCGAGAGGGACGCCCTCGTGGCGAGGATTTTGCAAGAGGAGCAGCTCGAGGAGACCGGTCGTGTTCGCCGAGCCATTGCATCTAG GGTTCAAAAGCTAGAAAGTGCTGATGAGTTCCGGGTCTTGGTGAAGCATCGACAGCCTGTCACTGCTGTGGCTCTATCTGAGGATGATTCGAAGGGTTTTTCAGCTTCGAAGGATGGAACCATTTTGCAATGGGATGTAGTTAGTGGGATACATGAAAGTTATCGGTGGCCTAGCCATGATGTACTGAGGTCCCATGGGGCCAAGGATCCGCAAGGTCCAGCCACAAGGCATTGTAAACGTGTCTTAACACTAGCTGTTAGCTCCGATGGTCGGTATTTGGCAAGTGGTGGTGTAGATCGCCATATTCATCTATGGGATACCCGTACGCGAGAGCATATTAGGGTAAATCTG GCTTTTCAAGGTCACGGAGGACCTGTATCATGTTTAAGTTTCAGGCAAGGGACCTCAGAACTTTTCTCTGGTTCATTTGATCGAACAGTCAAGATATGGAATGCAGAAGACAGAGCATACATAACTACATTATTTGGTCaccaaaatgaaatattaacTATTGATTGCCATCGTAAAGAACGGGTGTTGACTGTTGGCCGTGATCGAACAATGCAGTTGTTTAAG GTCCCTGAGGAGTCACGTTTAGTATTTCGTGCCCCTGCATTTTCTCTGGAATGTTGTTGTTTCGTTAGTAATGATGAATTCTTATCCGGTTCTGATGATGGAAGTATTGAGCTTTGGAGCACGTTGCGAAAGAAGCCTGTTGACATTGTGAAGAATGCTCATGCTTTGTTGGGTGCAAACAAGAATCTTGAACCAAAGAATAGTGGGAAAATCCCCAATGGACATATTG AAAATGGTGACTGTGGTTCTGAAAGTTATAGATGTCTATCAGCATATTCCTGGGTCAATTCGGTCACAGTGTGTAGAAGCAGTGATCTTGCTGCATCTGGAGCTGGTAATGGTTCTGTTCGATTGTGGGCTATTGAAAGTGAGACTAAAGACATTCGACCGTTGTTTGACCTTCCGTTG GTTGGGTTTGTAAATTCCCTGGCCTTTGCAAAATCTGGACAGTTCCTGGTTGCTGGAGTTGGTAAG GAACCTCGTTTGGGAAGGTGGGGCCATAACGAGTCTGCTCAGAATGGAGTTGCGGTTTATTCTCTTAAGCTTTCATAA
- the LOC122308096 gene encoding U3 snoRNP-associated protein-like EMB2271 isoform X2: MKKKGPVPKGGGRKGKRLSRDPFFITEQKKPRKLQNDGDVIESGDSDEDYGLVRSDRDEGEIGVEEAELAEETAGEKRQRVARAYLDKVREIAAREEEDDEEKEGGEGEMQGERDALVARILQEEQLEETGRVRRAIASRVQKLESADEFRVLVKHRQPVTAVALSEDDSKGFSASKDGTILQWDVVSGIHESYRWPSHDVLRSHGAKDPQGPATRHCKRVLTLAVSSDGRYLASGGVDRHIHLWDTRTREHIRAFQGHGGPVSCLSFRQGTSELFSGSFDRTVKIWNAEDRAYITTLFGHQNEILTIDCHRKERVLTVGRDRTMQLFKVPEESRLVFRAPAFSLECCCFVSNDEFLSGSDDGSIELWSTLRKKPVDIVKNAHALLGANKNLEPKNSGKIPNGHIENGDCGSESYRCLSAYSWVNSVTVCRSSDLAASGAGNGSVRLWAIESETKDIRPLFDLPLVGFVNSLAFAKSGQFLVAGVGKEPRLGRWGHNESAQNGVAVYSLKLS; encoded by the exons ATGAAGAAGAAAGGTCCAGTTCCGAAAGGAGGAGGAAGGAAGGGTAAGAGGTTATCACGGGACCCATTTTTCATAACGGAGCAGAAGAAACCGCGGAAGCTTCAGAATGACGGTGACGTAATAGAGAGCGGCGACTCGGACGAGGACTATGGGTTGGTCCGTTCCGACAGGGACGAAGGGGAAATCGGGGTAGAGGAGGCCGAGTTGGCGGAAGAGACTGCAGGCGAGAAGAGGCAGCGCGTGGCCAGGGCTTACTTGGATAAGGTTCGAGAGATTGCGGCGAGAGAAGAGGAGGATGACGAGGAAAAGGAAGGTGGGGAAGGTGAGATGCAAGGCGAGAGGGACGCCCTCGTGGCGAGGATTTTGCAAGAGGAGCAGCTCGAGGAGACCGGTCGTGTTCGCCGAGCCATTGCATCTAG GGTTCAAAAGCTAGAAAGTGCTGATGAGTTCCGGGTCTTGGTGAAGCATCGACAGCCTGTCACTGCTGTGGCTCTATCTGAGGATGATTCGAAGGGTTTTTCAGCTTCGAAGGATGGAACCATTTTGCAATGGGATGTAGTTAGTGGGATACATGAAAGTTATCGGTGGCCTAGCCATGATGTACTGAGGTCCCATGGGGCCAAGGATCCGCAAGGTCCAGCCACAAGGCATTGTAAACGTGTCTTAACACTAGCTGTTAGCTCCGATGGTCGGTATTTGGCAAGTGGTGGTGTAGATCGCCATATTCATCTATGGGATACCCGTACGCGAGAGCATATTAGG GCTTTTCAAGGTCACGGAGGACCTGTATCATGTTTAAGTTTCAGGCAAGGGACCTCAGAACTTTTCTCTGGTTCATTTGATCGAACAGTCAAGATATGGAATGCAGAAGACAGAGCATACATAACTACATTATTTGGTCaccaaaatgaaatattaacTATTGATTGCCATCGTAAAGAACGGGTGTTGACTGTTGGCCGTGATCGAACAATGCAGTTGTTTAAG GTCCCTGAGGAGTCACGTTTAGTATTTCGTGCCCCTGCATTTTCTCTGGAATGTTGTTGTTTCGTTAGTAATGATGAATTCTTATCCGGTTCTGATGATGGAAGTATTGAGCTTTGGAGCACGTTGCGAAAGAAGCCTGTTGACATTGTGAAGAATGCTCATGCTTTGTTGGGTGCAAACAAGAATCTTGAACCAAAGAATAGTGGGAAAATCCCCAATGGACATATTG AAAATGGTGACTGTGGTTCTGAAAGTTATAGATGTCTATCAGCATATTCCTGGGTCAATTCGGTCACAGTGTGTAGAAGCAGTGATCTTGCTGCATCTGGAGCTGGTAATGGTTCTGTTCGATTGTGGGCTATTGAAAGTGAGACTAAAGACATTCGACCGTTGTTTGACCTTCCGTTG GTTGGGTTTGTAAATTCCCTGGCCTTTGCAAAATCTGGACAGTTCCTGGTTGCTGGAGTTGGTAAG GAACCTCGTTTGGGAAGGTGGGGCCATAACGAGTCTGCTCAGAATGGAGTTGCGGTTTATTCTCTTAAGCTTTCATAA